Genomic window (Dyadobacter fanqingshengii):
CTGTATATTGGCGCCATAGTAATTGCAATCAGGGTTTGGTTAATCTTTTGAAGGCAAATGACTTCTTGGCAACAATACAAAAGAATATGGGTAAAGTCTAATTGCAAAATCTAAGTTCGCAATAAATATTTCTTATCAGGTGTGCTGCTTTCACCACCAATTGGAATCAATATACTACTGCACTGCTGATGGTTCGCTGTAAAAGAAGTCATCCATCACAACCAGATCATTCTCGGCATTATCGGCATATTTATTACTGATCGCGGATGAACCGGAAGTAATGGTGACTTTGGTAATTTTACTATCAGGGAAAACAGCTCCTAAAAAAGAAAAGCCTTTGTCGTCTTTTCTGATGGGTGCAGCAAACTTTCCTAGGCTTTTATCACCCTCGAAAAATTCCAAAGTGGTAGAATTTGCTTTGTCGACATCTGACAATACGACGCCAAATCCTTTGACAAAAGCCGCCGTTGCTGTCCCCGGAACTTTGAATGTCACATCCATTTTGTTACTTCCCGTGGCAGCGAATGTACGTGCGGGACTAAACGCATTGAACTGGTCTTTGTAATTTGAAACCAGATCACTGAAATTTTTATCGCTAATCCGTAGTCCATTTCCAGGAGTAGAGAAAATCGCTCCACGTTTTCTTCCAGCTGCAACAGCAGGATCAGTACTATTAAAAAAGTCGCCCGGGAAATTGTCTGTATTGGTCTGATTGTCAGGCACTGCATCCCAGTTAATCTCGCGGCGCCCGGTAGTCTGGCCTGGCGTTGTGTTCAGCTGGTCTCCAAGTAAGCTCCTGAAAGATGCTATTTGTGCAGTGATATCTCCGCTGCCTTTAACTTCGGTAAAGTTAACAGAAGGTGCCGGGATTTCGGGCTCGTCATTGTTTGAGCTGCAAGCGGACATGAACGCAATGCAGGTAAATAATCCCGCATTTTTAATAGCTGTTTTTACAGAAAATTGAGATTTCATAAAGGTGTTTTGATTGAGTTGTTTAAACTTTTTTGATGCTGACAAAAGTATTGGATGCATGGTCGCGCAAATTGAAATAAATGCTAAAAACTATAAAAAAGTATAAAAATGCCTGCACTCAGAATTGCGTCTAACTAACTGATAAGCAAGTTACTGCAATGCACGGGTACATTGCGGAAGCATACGCCGTAGTTTGGATTTAATCAGGATTTGGGAAACCAAACCATTTAATAAGAAATCGGAAAAAAGCGGAGTACGGCAGTAATAATATCCTAGTTTTGAAGCTTTGAATATTACTGTTTGCACTAAACTCAACACAATGGAAATCCCGAGCTTGTTACTGATCGACGACGAGGTTCAGTATAGCGAATTGACCAAAGAGTATCTCGAAATGAAAGGTTGTAAAGTCATGCTGAAGCACGATGGACAGGCCGGGCTCGATGCTTTTAAGCTGCATGCGTTTGACCTCTGCGTTCTGGACATTAAAATGCCAAAAAAGGACGGTTTCACGCTGGCGGAGGAGATCAAGGAACTGAATGAAACGACCCCGATTATTTTCCTGACAGGGCAATCGCTAAAAGAGGACAAGATCAAAGGACTGACCCTTGGTGCGGACGATTATCTCACAAAACCATTCAGTATGGAAGAGCTCTACCTCCGGATCCGCGCCATTTTGAAAAGGGTGAAAGTACAGGAAAAAGCAATTGTAATAGATCAATATCAGTGGGGCCACTCCAAATTTGATCTGGAACTCCGGGAACTTACCGTTGCCGGCAAAAGGATCAAGCTCACTTCCATAGAATCCAAATTGCTGAAATTGTTCTGCGAAAATCAAAACAAAGTCCTGACCCGGGACGCGGCAATGATGGGAATTTGGGGCGATGAGGAGCATTACCGGGGATATAGTCTCAATGTGTATGTCAGCAAGCTTCGCAAATTCCTGAAACCTGATACTTCTGTCGAGATCCTGAATCTGCATGGAGAGGGATACAAGCTGGTATATAAACAAAGTGTGGCCGGATGATGGATCTGTCGCTGTTGAAAAGCCTGATGTCAGGCGACGAAAAGCTCGTTGGTCACTTCGTGTCAATCTTTAAAATACAAGTCCCAAGTCAGGTTAAAGCATTGCCCGGCCTTTGTGCAAACGAGGATTGGGAAGAGCTTTCGATTACTTTCCACAGTTTGAAAAGCCAGTTTAGCTACGTTGGGGTCAATGATCTTGCCGAACAGCTGAGGGAGATGGAAGAAAGGGTTGACAATGGTGAAACAGGCTCAATCGCCTTCCTGATCAGCGATTTTACCCACAGCTTTCATCAATTCTGGCAAATGCAATTTCCTGATAACTGAAATTGCAGGCATTAAGAAGTTTGTTCCAGGTGCTTTGACGCTTCCAGCAACTTCCTGATCTTATATTTCAGTTTTTTGGCTTCAATGGGTTTGGTAATATAATCGTCCATACCCGCATTCCGGCACTTCTGCGCCTCCGCCGGATTGGCGTTGGAAGTGAACGCAAGGATGGGGGTATTTTTGTCTTTTTCTCTCCCACGGATCGCCTGCGTGGCCTTGTATCCATCCATAACCGGCATTTTCACATCCATTAAAATGATATCAAAACTGGCTTCGTCAAGTTTTTCCAGTGCGATGGCTCCATTATCCGCAATGGTGACCCGCACATTCTGGATGATTTTTTTCAAAGTTTCCTCCGCCACCACCTGATTGAACAGGTTGTCTTCAACCAGCAGAATATTTACGCCCGAAAGGGTTTTTTCGTTGTCTTCATCTTCAACATGCTCGCCGGGGTTACAGATTTCGAAAGTCAGATTAAAACTGAACTTTGTTCCTGTTCCTATCTTGCTATTGACCTGCATGCTGCCGCCCTGTTCTTCCACCAGCTTTTTGGCAATAAACAAACCCAAGCCTGTTCCCGATTGCTTGGTGTTCAAATCATCGTCAATGCGGGTGAAGGTTTCAAAAATGTAAGCCAGCTTGTCCTGCGCAATGCCGATGCCGGTATCCGTCACTTCAAAAAGCAGCTCCTCATTCTCATGGTCGCGGGTTACTACACTTACCCTGATCGACACAGCCCCATTGTCGGTAAACTTCACCGCATTACCTGCCAGGTTAAGTAAAATCTGGTGCAACCGGATGGGGTCTCCGATCAATTGCGGGCTTACATCATCGTCGACATTGATTTCTAGTTTGAGTCCTTTTTCCTCCGCAATCACTCTCAGGATATAGCCCAGCCGGTTCATCCGGTCGCGGACTTGAAATGGTTTATTGGCAAATGAAAATTTGCCCGCCTCGATTTTGGAGTAGTCTAATATATCGTTGATAATGGCGAGCAGGTTTTCGGAGGAATACCGGATTCCCTTTGCATATTCGGTTTGCTTTTCATTGAGTGGGGTGTCAAAAATCAGTTCGGACATCCCCAAAATCGCTGTCATAGGTGTTCGGATCTCGTGGCTCATATTCGCAAAAAACTGCTCCTTGAACCTGGATTTCTCCTCTACCAACAGTTTTTGTCTTTCAATTTCCTCTTTCTGGACCTGAATTTCGGCGGTTCTGACAGCCACTTTTTGTTCCAGTTTCTCATATAAAATCGCATTCTCAATGGAAACGGCAATCTGCCCGGATAGCAACTTCAAAAGTTGCGTGCGTTCATTGGTAAATACAGCCGTCGCGAGGTTATTTTCAAGATACAGCACGCCCACAAGCTTCCCCTGATTCAAGGCCGGAATGCATAATGCGGATCGAATTTCTCTTTTTGAAATGACCGGATCATTCTTAAATGCATCGCTGGCAAGCGCGTCGTGCAAGACAACATCTGATTTGGTTTGAAAAACATGCTCGATAATGCTGGCAGGAACTTCGTTGGAATCGGATAGGCGCAGCTTGCGAATGTCGCTGACTTCATCGATCACAGATCGCCGGGCTTCAATGTATAGTTCGCCGCCCCAGTCCAGGACAAAGTAACCCGATTGCGCACCCGCGTTTTCAATGGCAAACTGCATGAGTTTTTCCATTAACCTGCTAAAAACCACCTCGCTTGAAATCGCAGTCGAGGCTTTCATGAGCGTAGCCAGATCCAGTGTGGAAACAATGCTTTCGCCTGTTGCATTTTTAGAAGCAGGTATTGCAGCCAGATCGGAATTAGCCTGTGAGATTTCGGGGAAATCGGCCAGTAACTGTTGCTCCTTCAATACACAACCCCATTCTTTGTAACCGTCCAATGCCGCGCTTAGGTAAGTCAGCGCCATTTTTTGCTGGCCTTTTTCGTGCCAATATCTACCGCAAAGCTCATTGGCAAGCGCCGCTTCATGCGGGTGCCCGTTTTGATTGGAAGCTTTAATCGCTTTGTCATAGTACGCAGTGGCTTGCTGGCTATTTCCTTTTGCCGCAAAGATTTCTGCCTCTAATAAATACAGCCGCTGTTCAAAATTGATCGGGACCTGCTGCGAAAACTTCCTGAGTTTGTCACAATGTTTGGCCGCTGTTTTCAAATAGGAGGCACGTCGTTGCCCCGACCTGTAAACAGCCACATTCAGCAGCCCGAAAAAGAATGAAAAAAGCGACTCAAATGGCGTTCCCCGCATGTTTGCTGCATACGGATTGGTATGTTGTGCATGCGCCAATCCTTTCTTCAGCTCGCCGGACAGATATGCCAAAACCATCTTGTAAGCAAAGCAGGCAAACATTCTGGACTTGTCTTGTAAGCCATAAATGCCGGAGAATGCGTCACCTTCATCGAAATAGTCCCCTGTTAAAATAACTGGGTCCGCGTTCTCGCCCAACAGGTTCGATGCGATCTGGATCAACGGTTCATTGCGGTGCGAAACGGCGCCCTTAGAAAGGGATTTGGGTAGCATTTTATAACGCAGCATTTCATGTTTTACCCAATGCAGGTTTTTGCCTGAAAGCAGCAAATGAAAACTATAAGCGCTTGATGCATAGGAGCAATATTCCACGTCGCCCATTTCGATCCCGGTTTGGTAAGACTGCCGAAGTGGCTCGAGCGCATCATTGATATGCTGGCCCGACGACCGGTTGACAATGTTGTAAACCAGAAGCGTACGTGCTTTTGCCGCCGAATTCTCCGTTTTGTCTGCCAGTTTCAACGCCACATTTCCATACCGGTAACCGGCCGGGTGGTTGGTTTCGATAGCGTTGACGATGGCCCCGTAAGTCGCGAAAGTGATTGCAGATTCCGGGGCAATGCCATATTTAAGCGATAGCTCTACCATTTTGAGCACCATCAAAGGATAAAGCTCGGAAATGACTGTAAAAACAGTGGCTGTAATATTCTGCAAGATCCGCATGGCAGCCAGCTTATC
Coding sequences:
- a CDS encoding hybrid sensor histidine kinase/response regulator, which translates into the protein MTNIQEYRIIDDLHKELNKSLVRAIDSVTGKPVILKVVPFNGVPDQACQEIEREFALGSGFIFSRILNYCRIKRPENYLVLEMDHFEGVSLKSYLVENRLSTASALTVAISLTKIIEELQYHGIAHPDLRPAHFLINPKTLETRLADLSYAVLGDELNDAPHANTSLAALQYMSPEQSGLMDIPVDFRSDYYHLGVMLYQLFAGVLPFENADPNELVHAHMARRAASPSDMDASVPAVISDIILKLLSKKPSERYQTTSGIRYDLAASQALLQKHSDALPFQIGGHDVAGGFDLAGKLYGRDQELELLLAAFGRIGDRNEMVLVSGNSGIGKSSLIQALQSRVEAEDVLFITGKFDQYVQNIPFEAIIQAFKELICKISHGDRAYWKAQILDAVGQFGRIIIDVIPELEKIIGSQPIVEALTPIEAQNRFVNVFTQFINVFTKKQHPLVIFLDDLHWADPSSLRFLSRVTYSVEGSNLLIIGTYRDNELTENHPLSIALKDMDAAESSLSQLTLYPLQSADITELVSDTFSCPPMVAAPLADIVLTRTLGNPFFVSETIKDLVSNGLVTYSSQHRKWIWEQQAVAGYALSGTSQQLLTAKINNLREPARQALVTASCIGSDFDLVMLSALNDKTPQETAEDLREALTENLLRLSADRENANQFLAAKRYHFVHDQVQQAAYNLLSAESRDEMHVNIGYFLLERLSPAERHDQLFEIVNHLNHHQKNFSQSEERYKIAGLNLDAGKKARSSAAYSVAMAYFRIGKELLIHQDWIHEYQLAFDLHLHFAESAYLAGDPAKCMEVSTDGLLHAKNTADKIELHHIQIQSLISNEMPGDAISLSLKVLNELGITFPSKVGDLHILTAYLKSKWLMRGKKIEDLEDLPEMMDPDKLAAMRILQNITATVFTVISELYPLMVLKMVELSLKYGIAPESAITFATYGAIVNAIETNHPAGYRYGNVALKLADKTENSAAKARTLLVYNIVNRSSGQHINDALEPLRQSYQTGIEMGDVEYCSYASSAYSFHLLLSGKNLHWVKHEMLRYKMLPKSLSKGAVSHRNEPLIQIASNLLGENADPVILTGDYFDEGDAFSGIYGLQDKSRMFACFAYKMVLAYLSGELKKGLAHAQHTNPYAANMRGTPFESLFSFFFGLLNVAVYRSGQRRASYLKTAAKHCDKLRKFSQQVPINFEQRLYLLEAEIFAAKGNSQQATAYYDKAIKASNQNGHPHEAALANELCGRYWHEKGQQKMALTYLSAALDGYKEWGCVLKEQQLLADFPEISQANSDLAAIPASKNATGESIVSTLDLATLMKASTAISSEVVFSRLMEKLMQFAIENAGAQSGYFVLDWGGELYIEARRSVIDEVSDIRKLRLSDSNEVPASIIEHVFQTKSDVVLHDALASDAFKNDPVISKREIRSALCIPALNQGKLVGVLYLENNLATAVFTNERTQLLKLLSGQIAVSIENAILYEKLEQKVAVRTAEIQVQKEEIERQKLLVEEKSRFKEQFFANMSHEIRTPMTAILGMSELIFDTPLNEKQTEYAKGIRYSSENLLAIINDILDYSKIEAGKFSFANKPFQVRDRMNRLGYILRVIAEEKGLKLEINVDDDVSPQLIGDPIRLHQILLNLAGNAVKFTDNGAVSIRVSVVTRDHENEELLFEVTDTGIGIAQDKLAYIFETFTRIDDDLNTKQSGTGLGLFIAKKLVEEQGGSMQVNSKIGTGTKFSFNLTFEICNPGEHVEDEDNEKTLSGVNILLVEDNLFNQVVAEETLKKIIQNVRVTIADNGAIALEKLDEASFDIILMDVKMPVMDGYKATQAIRGREKDKNTPILAFTSNANPAEAQKCRNAGMDDYITKPIEAKKLKYKIRKLLEASKHLEQTS
- a CDS encoding response regulator transcription factor — protein: MEIPSLLLIDDEVQYSELTKEYLEMKGCKVMLKHDGQAGLDAFKLHAFDLCVLDIKMPKKDGFTLAEEIKELNETTPIIFLTGQSLKEDKIKGLTLGADDYLTKPFSMEELYLRIRAILKRVKVQEKAIVIDQYQWGHSKFDLELRELTVAGKRIKLTSIESKLLKLFCENQNKVLTRDAAMMGIWGDEEHYRGYSLNVYVSKLRKFLKPDTSVEILNLHGEGYKLVYKQSVAG
- a CDS encoding Hpt domain-containing protein, which gives rise to MMDLSLLKSLMSGDEKLVGHFVSIFKIQVPSQVKALPGLCANEDWEELSITFHSLKSQFSYVGVNDLAEQLREMEERVDNGETGSIAFLISDFTHSFHQFWQMQFPDN